A genomic segment from Malaclemys terrapin pileata isolate rMalTer1 chromosome 1, rMalTer1.hap1, whole genome shotgun sequence encodes:
- the ESD gene encoding S-formylglutathione hydrolase isoform X1 — protein sequence MALKQISSNKCFEGFQKVFEHDRSGIGNLWHAVCQGPRPVCLPVTVPGQWGQREAAARTSLGPRSIELKCKMRFGIYLPPKAEIGKCPVLYWLSGLTCTEQNFITKSGFHQAAAEHGLIVVAPDTSPRGCNIEGEDESWDFGTGAGFYVDATEEPWKTNYRMYSYIKDELPKLIKANFPADSDRMSVFGHSMGGHGALILALKNPGKYKSVSAFAPICNPVQCPWGKKAFGGYLGSDLTKWEAYDATYLVKSYPDSHLDILIDQGKDDQFLSAGQLLPDNFIAACTERKIPVVFRLQQGYDHSYFFIATFVNDHIRHHAKYLNA from the exons ATGGCACTGAAACAGATTTCCAGCAACAAATGCTTTGAGGGTTTCCAGAAGGTGTTTGAACATGACAG atcagggatcggcaacctttggcacgcggtctGCCAGGGtcccaggccggtttgtttacctgtcaccgttccaggccaatgggggcagcgagaagcagcggccagaacatccctcggcccgcgcag TATAGAGTTAAAATGCAAAATGAGGTTTGGAATCTATTTGCCACCAAAAGCAGAAATTGGAAAGTGTCCTGTGCTGTACTGGCTCTCAG GATTAACTTGTACAGAACAGAACTTTATTACCAAATCTGGTTTTCATCAGGCTGCAGCTGAACATGGCCTCATTGTAGTTGCACCAGATACCAGTCCAC GTGGCTGCAATATTGAAGGAGAAGATGAGAGCTGGGATTTCGGCACAGGTGCTGGTTTTTATGTAGACGCCACtgaggaaccatggaaaaccaaCTATAGAATGTACTCGTACATAAAGGATGAG ctgCCTAAATTAATAAAAGCCAATTTCCCAGCTGACTCAGACAGGATGTCTGTTTTTGGGCACTCAATGGGTGGCCATGGAGCTCTTATCCTTGCTTTGAAGAATCCTGGAAAATACAAA TCTGTATCAGCATTTGCTCCTATCTGCAACCCAGTCCAGTGTCCCTGGGGGAAGAAAGCTTTTGGTGGATATCTGGGATCAGATCTAACTAAATGGGAG GCATATGATGCTACCTATCTTGTGAAGTCTTATCCAGATTCTCATCTTGACATCTTAATTGATCAAGGCAAAGATGACCAGTTCCTTTCAGCAGGACAGTTACTGCCCGACAACTTTATTGCTGCCTGCACAGAGCGGAAAATCCCTGTAGTCTTTAGATTGCAACAG GGCTACGATCACAGCTACTTCTTCATTGCGACGTTTGTTAATGATCACATCAGACATCATGCAAAATACCTCAATGCTTGA
- the ESD gene encoding S-formylglutathione hydrolase isoform X2: MALKQISSNKCFEGFQKVFEHDSIELKCKMRFGIYLPPKAEIGKCPVLYWLSGLTCTEQNFITKSGFHQAAAEHGLIVVAPDTSPRGCNIEGEDESWDFGTGAGFYVDATEEPWKTNYRMYSYIKDELPKLIKANFPADSDRMSVFGHSMGGHGALILALKNPGKYKSVSAFAPICNPVQCPWGKKAFGGYLGSDLTKWEAYDATYLVKSYPDSHLDILIDQGKDDQFLSAGQLLPDNFIAACTERKIPVVFRLQQGYDHSYFFIATFVNDHIRHHAKYLNA; this comes from the exons ATGGCACTGAAACAGATTTCCAGCAACAAATGCTTTGAGGGTTTCCAGAAGGTGTTTGAACATGACAG TATAGAGTTAAAATGCAAAATGAGGTTTGGAATCTATTTGCCACCAAAAGCAGAAATTGGAAAGTGTCCTGTGCTGTACTGGCTCTCAG GATTAACTTGTACAGAACAGAACTTTATTACCAAATCTGGTTTTCATCAGGCTGCAGCTGAACATGGCCTCATTGTAGTTGCACCAGATACCAGTCCAC GTGGCTGCAATATTGAAGGAGAAGATGAGAGCTGGGATTTCGGCACAGGTGCTGGTTTTTATGTAGACGCCACtgaggaaccatggaaaaccaaCTATAGAATGTACTCGTACATAAAGGATGAG ctgCCTAAATTAATAAAAGCCAATTTCCCAGCTGACTCAGACAGGATGTCTGTTTTTGGGCACTCAATGGGTGGCCATGGAGCTCTTATCCTTGCTTTGAAGAATCCTGGAAAATACAAA TCTGTATCAGCATTTGCTCCTATCTGCAACCCAGTCCAGTGTCCCTGGGGGAAGAAAGCTTTTGGTGGATATCTGGGATCAGATCTAACTAAATGGGAG GCATATGATGCTACCTATCTTGTGAAGTCTTATCCAGATTCTCATCTTGACATCTTAATTGATCAAGGCAAAGATGACCAGTTCCTTTCAGCAGGACAGTTACTGCCCGACAACTTTATTGCTGCCTGCACAGAGCGGAAAATCCCTGTAGTCTTTAGATTGCAACAG GGCTACGATCACAGCTACTTCTTCATTGCGACGTTTGTTAATGATCACATCAGACATCATGCAAAATACCTCAATGCTTGA